The following are from one region of the Equus przewalskii isolate Varuska chromosome 21, EquPr2, whole genome shotgun sequence genome:
- the HELZ2 gene encoding 3'-5' exoribonuclease HELZ2 isoform X4 has protein sequence MAPLARARPTRWPWPPWRSSGSPTPRSSSAHTPTAPWGQDVGLSASCEFLASRWDRAHSRRFSRQLPRPHVPFSPLSAADIYIEEHFHGYVSSGHPEAAPLRVMYTDRPPSQTDAATLQYCCLTEDRRAFRPPTQAELEQHRIVITTTSQARELRVPAGFFSHILIDEAAQMLECEALTPLRYALPSTRVVLAGDHMQVTPRLFSVARAQAAGHTLLHRLFQHYQQQTHEVARRSRLVFHENYRSTEAIISFISHHFYVAKGNPIHASGRVPRHPRHYPLMFCHVAGSPERDMSMTSWLNTAEIAQVVEKVQEIHDTWPRCWGSREQKHICAVSHGAQVSALRQELRKRGLGQVSVGSFEILPGREFRVVVLSTVHNHRSLLGPGAPALEFFTDARVLNTVMTRAQSQVVAVGDAVALCSFGDCSKLWKSFIRECVEHRSVFPEDLSLEQIKQGVVQRQRWDLHAERSVAVGAVDTVLEQGAAGGPTTEHTAVAKVKPGAVAEEGASPSRTSAAEDVATQKAEAGDTVSGSAAGGLPVAEGAAPVHTQEGDTASAGNLARGDVAPRDATASRSKDPEDSESDFWPSDGELDADDSLLQELLDESRNVTVTVGEDGLLDTIPRPASPQQARQYVNLPQATLWRLLREEPELYRHCAFTQETFERATAVPLDGAGPGPIQVRGRLNCGMAFTGDEVLVKVFGGAAGDRGPTGRLQGRVVGVLKRRCRELVFVCRMDEWDSRIMTPIDGSVTKIFVAELKDPLQVPIHRLLQGHVQRVRYEPLTAKARRDRLFRVRVVLWRERFYYPLGIVLEVLPQADTWQRGLHALDLEFGLRDPSPDPASVSKALQKFRAELGRRPGCREDCRGFLTFTVDPQGARSLDDALSVRDLGPRYEVAVHITDVASVMPRDSGLDVEARRQGTSFYAPDREPVPMLPTGLCQDVFSLLPGQDRLAISLFLTVEKGSDQVRGLRFAPSMIRSNRQLSYEEAEQVIKGHPGAGLELPARLDSVDACVAAACHLSRVLRRRRLQGDCHYKQLDEDSMLGFRAAHVMVQEYMIQFNRLAAEFLVGSERTRTVTPLRWQPMPSSRQLEAVREKHGGLVPLSLHLRHHLCGPGPPDTHLHLLASLWRHVQLAARAQDFDGLVDLITTDDVHPSLAPAGLDFRRALGRSVFGRSSQGEQQPASHYSLQVEWYTWATSPIRRYLDVVLQRQILLALGQGGSAYSPRDIDGLCQDFSHQHMSAQRYQRRAYSLHLATRLKAQPQDKLGFVVDVEVGARCFKLLFPANRETLPEPCPVYYRSLQLSEHPHSLAGRPGLRLLWRRRIYSVQADQPCHPLPGALLDPHTRPIDTALWQQLLELVEEQRWPEAAALVQAQGATEPRPRELGRVWRSHCDHFVEVARELRGGDTLQVQLSATLQRGFLAPVLQLWTVAPGLVLCLEHAERPGDCFSGHVPQAGRDRCRDVNEYSRVWQPFCSLESATSAVAENDSITLQHVKISWDAERTPQGQLQGTFCLEAAFLREHCIDISLDHCYLCIRLEGLPAVPDKRAPCPPGSPGQPPSAAPPRGPSSLSPILSIDPDTYTWVAHGLTEDGDLKEGRADRQEARKQVHFFIHHMAMEKVPEEVLRPGSRFTIEVLPKQLPDLRKEEAVRDLESASPLVISIALGQPIPLPRCPPHQQPLHRGTPRRFLERQAFDIPGSHHKLNPSQKGAIREALRKQFTVIQGPPGTGKTVVALHLVFWFHKSNEEQALACGSPGGETRLGGPCILYCGPSNKSVDVLAGLLLSRRAELKPLRVYSEQAEATEFPAPGVGSRGPPKNTPREGRPNQTLRSITLHHRIRQPSNPYASDLKAFDARLQKGEVFSKEDLLRYRRTLGKARKFELDRHRVILCTCSCAASVSLKNLDVRQILVDEAGMATEPETLIPLVTFSRAEKVVLLGDHKQLRPVVKNEQLQNLGLDRSLFERYHRDAYMLDTQYRMHRDICTFPSMEFYKGKLKTWHGLRRPPSVLGHADKESCPVIFGYVQGHEQSLLVSTDEGNENSKANLEEVAEVVRIAKQLTLGRTVDPKDIAILTPYNAQATEISKRLVREGITGVTVCSITKSQGSEWRYVLVSTVRTRPESDVDQRPTKGWLKKFLGFVVDPNQVNVAITRAQEGLCLIGDHLLLRCCPLWRRLLDSCEAQQSLVPAGQVRVQRRPAVSF, from the exons ATGGCCCCTTTGGCACGGGCAAGACCTACACGCTGGCCATGGCCTCCCTGGAGGTCATCCGGCAGCCCCACACCAAGGTCCTCATCTGCACACACACCAACAG CTCCGTGGGGACAGGACGTGGGTCTGTCTGCCTCCTGTGAATTCCTGGCATCCAGGTGGGACCGGGCGCACAGTAGGCGCTTTAGCAGACAGCTGCCGAGGCCCCATGTGCCCTTCTCCCCCCTCAGCGCGGCCGACATCTACATCGAGGAGCATTTCCATGGCTACGTCAGCAGCGGCCACCCGGAGGCCGCGCCGCTCCGGGTGATGTACACGGACCGCCCGCCCAGCCAGACGGATGCAGCCACGCTGCAGTACTGCTGCCTGACGGAGGACCGCCGGGCCTTCCGCCCGCCGACGCAGGCCGAGCTGGAGCAGCACCGCATCGTGATCACCACCACCTCCCAGGCCCGGGAGCTCCGGGTGCCCGCCGGCTTCTTCTCGCACATCCTCATTGACGAGGCCGCCCAGATGCTGGAGTGCGAGGCGCTCACCCCGCTGCGCTACGCCTTGCCCAGCACCCGTGTGGTGCTGGCAGGCGACCACATGCAGGTCACGCCCCGCCTCTTCAGTGTGGCCAGGGCCCAGGCGGCCGGCCACACGCTGCTGCACCGCCTCTTCCAGCACTACCAGCAGCAGACGCATGAGGTCGCCCGGCGGAGCCGGCTCGTCTTCCACGAGAACTACCGCTCCACCGAGGCCATCATCAGCTTCATCTCGCACCACTTCTACGTGGCCAAGGGCAACCCCATCCACGCCAGCGGCAGGGTCCCTCGCCACCCCCGGCACTACCCGCTCATGTTCTGCCACGTGGCGGGCAGCCCCGAGCGCGACATGTCGATGACGTCCTGGCTCAACACGGCCGAGATTGCCCAGGTTGTCGAGAAGGTGCAGGAGATCCATGACACCTGGCCCCGCTGCTGGGGCAGCCGCGAGCAGAAGCACATCTGTGCCGTGTCCCACGGCGCCCAG GTGAGTGCGCTGAGGCAGGAGCTGAGGAAGAGGGGCCTGGGCCAGGTGTCTGTGGGCAGCTTTGAGATCCTGCCAG GGCGGGAGTTCCGGGTGGTGGTACTGAGCACTGTGCACAACCACCGCagtctgctgggccctggggcgcCTGCCCTGGAGTTCTTCACAGATGCCCGCGTGCTCAACACCGTCATGACCCGAGCCCAGTCCCAGGTGGTGGCTGTGGGCGACGCCGTGGCGCTCTGCTCCTTCGGGGACTGCAGCAAGCTCTGGAAGAGCTTCATCCGCGAGTGTGTGGAGCATCGCAGCGTCTTCCCTGAGGACCTATCGCTGGAGCAGATCAAGCAGGGTGTGGTCCAGAGGCAGCGCTGGGACCTCCACGCAGAGAGATCGGTGGCAGTGGGGGCCGTGGACACTGTCCTGGAGCAGGGGGCAGCAGGGGGCCCAACCACAGAGCACACGGCAGTGGCGAAGGTCAAGCCAGGGGCTGTGGCCGAGGAGGGTGCATCCCCGTCCAGGACCTCGGCGGCAGAGGACGTGGCCACAcagaaggcagaggctggggacaCAGTGTCAGGGTCTGCAGCTGGGGGGCTCCCAGTAGCAGAAGGGGCAGCCCCAGTGCACACGCAGGAGGGGGACACGGCCTCAGCAGGGAACTTGGCGAGGGGTGACGTGGCCCCTAGGGACGCCACCGCAAGCAGGTCCAAGGACCCCGAGGACTCCGAGTCCGACTTCTGGCCTTCCGACGGGGAGCTCGATGCCGACGACTCCCTCCTGCAGGAGCTCCTGGACGAGAGCCGGAACGTGACGGTGACCGTTGGGGAGGACGGGCTGCTGGACACCATCCCTAGGCCCGCATCCCCACAGCAGGCCCGGCAGTACGTGAACCTGCCCcaggccacactgtggaggcTGCTCCGTGAGGAGCCCGAGCTGTACCGCCACTGCGCCTTCACACAGGAGACCTTTGAGCGGGCGACAGCCGTGCCGCTGGACGGCGCAGGCCCCGGCCCCATCCAGGTCAGGGGCCGCCTAAACTGCGGGATGGCCTTCACCGGGGACGAGGTGCTGGTGAAAGTCTTTGGCGGGGCTGCTGGCGACAGGGGCCCCACGGGGCGGCTGCAGGGCCGCGTGGTGGGCGTGCTCAAGAGGAGGTGCCGTGAGCTCGTGTTCGTGTGCCGCATGGATGAGTGGGACTCCCGCATCATGACCCCCATCGACGGCTCCGTGACCAAGATCTTCGTGGCTGAGCTGAAGGACCCACTGCAGGTGCCCATCCACCGCCTCCTGCAGGGCCACGTGCAGCGGGTGAGGTACGAGCCGCTCACGGCCAAAGCCCGGCGCGACCGGCTCTTCCGGGTGCGTGTCGTCCTGTGGCGGGAGCGCTTCTACTATCCGCTGGGCATCGTCCTGGAGGTGCTGCCCCAGGCCGACACCTGGCAGCGGGGCCTCCACGCCCTGGACCTGGAGTTCGGCCTGAGGGACCCCTCGCCAGACCCAGCCTCGGTCTCTAAGGCGCTGCAGAAGTTCCGCGCAGAGCTTGGCCGGAGGCCTGGCTGCCGAGAGGACTGCCGCGGCTTCCTGACCTTCACCGTGGACCCTCAGGGCGCCCGCAGCCTCGACGACGCCCTCAGCGTCCGGGACCTGGGCCCCCGGTACGAGGTGGCTGTGCACATCACCGACGTGGCCAGCGTCATGCCCCGGGACAGCGGGCTGGACGTGGAGGCCCGCAGGCAGGGCACCTCCTTCTATGCCCCCGACCGGGAGCCGGTGCCCATGCTGCCAACTGGCCTCTGCCAGGACGTGTTCAGCCTCCTGCCAGGCCAGGACCGGTTGGCcatctccctcttcctcaccGTGGAGAAGGGCAGTGACCAGGTCCGGGGCCTGCGCTTTGCGCCCTCCATGATCCGCTCCAACCGCCAGCTGTCTTATGAGGAGGCTGAGCAGGTGATCAAGGGGCACCCGGGTGCGGGCCTGGAGCTGCCAGCCCGCCTGGACTCGGTGGACGCCTGTGTGGCAGCCGCGTGCCACCTCTCCCGGGTGCTGCGTCGCCGCCGCCTGCAGGGCGACTGCCACTACAAGCAGCTGGACGAGGACAGCATGCTGGGCTTCCGTGCAGCCCACGTCATGGTCCAGGAGTACATGATCCAATTCAACAGACTGGCAGCTGAGTTCCTGGTGGGCAGTGAGCGCACGCGGACGGTCACACCACTGAGGTGGCAGCCCATGCCCAGCAGCCGCCAGCTGGAAGCCGTGCGTGAGAAGCATGGGGGGCTGGTGCCCCTGTCGCTGCACCTGCGCCACCACCTTTGTGGCCCCGGCCCCCCCGACACACACCTGCACCTCCTGGCCTCCCTCTGGAGGCACGTCCAGCTTGCAGCCCGAGCCCAGGACTTTGATGGGCTGGTGGACCTCATCACCACGGACGACGTGCACCCCTCGCTGGCTCCCGCAGGCCTCGACTTCCGCCGGGCCCTGGGCCGCTCTGTCTTTGGCCGCTCCAGCCAGGGTGaacagcagccagccagccactaCTCGCTGCAGGTGGAGTGGTACACGTGGGCGACCTCGCCCATCCGCAGGTACCTGGATGTGGTGCTCCAGCGGCAGATCCTGTTGGCGCTTGGCCAGGGGGGCTCCGCCTACTCCCCCAGGGACATCGACGGGCTCTGCCAGGACTTCAGCCACCAGCACATGAGCGCCCAGAGGTACCAGCGCCGGGCCTACAGCCTGCACCTGGCCACACGGCTCAAGGCCCAACCCCAGGACAAGCTGGGCTTCGTGGTGGACGTGGAGGTGGGCGCCCGCTGCTTCAAGCTGCTCTTCCCTGCCAACCGCGAGACCCTGCCTGAGCCCTGCCCTGTCTACTACCGCTCCCTGCAGCTGTCCGAGCACCCCCACAGCCTGGCGGGCCGGCCGGGACTGCGTCTCTTGTGGCGACGCCGCATCTACTCGGTGCAGGCGGATCAGCCGTGCCACCCACTGCCCGGCGCCCTGCTCGACCCACATACCCGGCCCATTGACACTGCCCTGTGGCAGCAGCTGCTGGAGCTGGTGGAGGAGCAGCGGTGGCCCGAGGCAGCTGCCCTCGTGCAGGCTCAGGGCGCCACGGAGCCCCGGCCACGGGAGCTGGGGCGGGTGTGGCGGAGCCACTGTGACCACTTCGTGGAGGTGGCCCGGGAGCTGAGGGGCGGGGACACGCTGCAGGTGCAGCTGAGCGCCACCCTGCAGCGTGGGTTCCTGGCGCCGGTCCTGCAGCTGTGGACCGTGGCGCCTGGCCTcgtcctctgcctggagcacgCAGAGCGGCCAGGCGACTGCTTCTCGGGCCATGTGCCCCAGGCAGGGCGGGACCGGTGCCGGGACGTGAACGAGTACTCCCGCGTGTGGCAGCCGTTCTGCTCCCTGGAGTCGGCCACCAGCGCGGTCGCTGAGAACGACTCCATCACGCTGCAGCACGTGAAAATATCCTGGGATGCGGAGCggacgccacagggccagctacAGGGCACCTTCTGCCTCGAGGCTGCCTTCCTCCGTGAGCACTGCATCGACATCAGCCTCGACCACTGCTACCTCTGCATCCGGCTTGAGGGGCTGCCGGCCGTGCCCGACAAGAGGGCGCCATGCCCCCCGGGCAGTCCTGGCCAGCCTCCCTCCGCTGCTCCACCCCGCGGGCCCAGCAGCCTCAGCCCCATCCTGAGCATTGACCCTGACACCTACACCTGGGTGGCCCATGGGCTGACCGAGGACGGGGACCTGAAGGAGGGCAGGGCAGACCGGCAGGAGGCCCGCAAGCAGGTGCACTTCTTTATCCACCACATGGCCATGGAGAAGGTTCCAGAAGAGGTGCTGAGGCCCGGCAGCCGATTCACCATTGAGGTGTTGCCCAAGCAGCTTCCCGACCT ccGCAAGGAAGAAGCTGTGCGTGATCTGGAGAGTGCGTCCCCACTGGTCATCAGCATCGCCCTGGGCCAGCCCATCCCCTTGCCCCGCTGCCCTCCTCACCAGCAGCCCCTCCACAGAG GGACCCCCCGCAGGTTCCTGGAGCGACAGGCCTTCGACATCCCCGGGAGCCACCACAAGCTGAACCCCAGCCAGAAAGGAGCCATTAGGGAAGCTCTGAGAAAGCAGTTCACGGTCATCCAGGGACCACCAG GCACGGGAAAGACGGTGGTGGCCCTCCACCTCGTGTTCTGGTTTCACAAGTCAAACGAGGAGCAGGCGCTGGCCTGTGGCAGCCCTGGGGGGGAGACGCGCCTGGGGGGCCCCTGCATCCTGTACTGCGGCCCCTCCAACAAGTCGGTGGATGTCCTGGCAG GGCTGCTCCTGagcaggagagcagagctgaAGCCCCTTCGTGTGTACAGCGAGCAGGCCGAGGCCACCGAGTTCCCCGCACCCGGTGTGGGCAGCAGGGGTCCGCCCAAGAATACCCCTCGGGAGGGGAGGCCGAACCAGACCCTCAG GAGCATCACCCTGCACCACCGGATCCGGCAGCCCTCCAACCCCTACGCCTCCGACCTCAAGGCATTTGATGCCCGGCTGCAGAAAGGGGAAGTGTTCTCCAAGGAAGACCTCCTTCG GTACAGGAGGACGCTGGGGAAGGCAAGGAAGTTCGAGCTGGACCGCCACAGGGTCATCCTGTGCACGTGCTCGTGTGCAGCCTCGGTCAGCCTCAAGAATCTGGACGTCCGGCAGATCCTTGTGGATGAGGCAGGCATGGCCACGGAGCCCGAGACCCTCATCCCTCTGGTGACCTTCTCGAGGGCGGAGAAG GTGGTCCTCCTTGGGGACCACAAGCAGCTTCGGCCTGTGGTCAAGAACGAGCAGCTGCAAAACCTGGGTCTGGATCGGTCTCTCTTCGAGCGATATCACAGGGACGCCTACATGCTGGACACGCAGTACCGCATG CACAGGGACATCTGCACCTTCCCCTCCATGGAGTTCTACAAGGGCAAGCTGAAGACTTGGCATGGCCTGAGGAGGCCGCCCAGCGTCCTAGGCCACGCTGACAAGGAGAGCTGCCCTGTCATTTTTGGCTACGTGCAGGGCCATGAGCAGAGCCTGCTGGTGTCCACAGATGAAGGGAACGAGAACTCTAAGGCCaacctggaggaggtggcagaggtg GTTCGCATTGCCAAACAGCTGACCCTGGGCAGGACAGTGGACCCCAAGGACATTGCCATCCTCACGCCCTACAATGCACAGGCCACAGAGATCAGCAAGAGACTTGTGCGAGAGGGCATCACGGGAGTAACAGTGTGCTCCATCACCAAGAGCCAGG GGAGCGAGTGGCGCTATGTGCTGGTGAGCACCGTCCGCACGCGCCCTGAGAGTGACGTGGACCAGCGGCCGACTAAAGGCTGGCTCAAGAAGTTCCTCGGCTTTGTGGTGGACCCCAACCAAGTGAACGTGGCCATCACCCGGGCCCAGGAGGGCCTCTGCCTCATCG GAGACCACCTCCTCCTGCGGTGCTGTCCTCTCTGGCGTCGACTCCTGGACTCCTGTGAGGCCCAGCAGAGCCTTGTGCCCGCTGGCCAGGTGCGGGTCCAGAGGAGGCCAGCCGTGTCTTTCTGA